A single region of the Vicia villosa cultivar HV-30 ecotype Madison, WI linkage group LG4, Vvil1.0, whole genome shotgun sequence genome encodes:
- the LOC131596281 gene encoding uncharacterized protein LOC131596281 — protein sequence MQDPSAEPLVEPIDFVSVFTTDTKFSTRDSLLEWVRGEAMKLGFVIVTTRSDNGSDRRRQTIVLGCERGGVYKKSRKSNKQLKHQDTQSKKCECPFRLRGYFLSSGVWKVNVVCGKHNHEMAENLEGHPIASRLNVEEKKLVYEMIDDMVLPKDILMTLKKRRPDNVTTIKCIYNTIHIYKKSKKEEADGLIKEDHPEISIKEEMADGIVNEDHSEISIKEEMEAIQACFDSADYNTKIYIKDRLRQIAFPEMTSPYPSLEKGNGNLPAFPETTSPCLSIDLGNGNPPAFSETTSPCPSLDLGNGNPPLAYDFETLYM from the exons ATGCAGGATCCCTCTGCTGAGCCACTTGTTGAGCCTATTGATTTTGTTAGTGTTTTTACTACTGATACAAAATTTAGCACTCGAGATAGCTTGTTGGAATGGGTTCGAGGAGAAGCAATGAAGTTAGGGTTTGTTATTGTTACTACAAGGTCCGATAATGGGTCAGATAGAAGAAGACAGACAATTGTACTTGGATGTGAAAGAGGAGGTGTTTATAAAAAATCCAGAAAATCCAACAAGCAGTTGAAACACCAAGACACACAATCTAAAAAATGTGAGTGTCCATTTAGATTGCGGGGTTATTTTTTAAGCTCTGGTGTATGGAAAGTTAATGTAGTGTGTGGAAAACACAATCATGAGATGGCCGAAAATTTAGAAGGTCATCCTATTGCAAGTCGGCTAAATGTGGAAGAAAAGAAACTTGTTTATGAGATGATAGATGACATGGTTCTTCCAAAAGATATTCTTATGACTTTAAAAAAACGAAGGCCAGACAATGTGACTACTATCAAATGTATTTATAATACTATTCACATATATAAAAAGTCTAAAAAAGAAGAAGCTGATGGTCTCATcaaagaagatcatccagaaatcTCTATTAAGGAAGAGATGGCTGATGGTATCGTCAACGAAGATCATTCTGAAATCTCTATTAAGGAAGAGATGGAAGCAATTCAG GCTTGTTTTGACAGTGCTGATTACAATACAAAGATATATATTAAAGATCGGTTGCGTCAAATAGCCTTTCCAGAAATGACTTCCCCGTATCCATCTCTAGAGAAGGGTAATGGAAACCTACCAGCCTTTCCAGAAACGACTTCACCGTGTCTATCTATAGACTTGGGTAATGGAAACCCACCAGCCTTTTCAGAAACGACTTCACCGTGTCCATCTCTAGACTTGGGTAATGGAAACCCTCCACTTGCTTATGATTTTGAAACTTTGTACATGTGA